From one Eucalyptus grandis isolate ANBG69807.140 chromosome 9, ASM1654582v1, whole genome shotgun sequence genomic stretch:
- the LOC104418440 gene encoding LOW QUALITY PROTEIN: protein SHORT-ROOT (The sequence of the model RefSeq protein was modified relative to this genomic sequence to represent the inferred CDS: inserted 1 base in 1 codon): MDTLFRLVSLQSSDQSFNSSRTSSSSRSSRQNHHYHHQPEADEECLNIFMDEEDFSSSSSKHYSYPYHPATTSTTPTTTSSTHTPHTYDPADVSVSPARDLNFDFSSKWASDILLETARAIVDKNSTRVQHLMWMLNELCSPYGDIEQKLASYFLQALFSRMTDSGERSYSAWLAASDKTCSFESTRKMVLKFQEVSPWTTFGHVACNGAIMEALEGESKLHIVDISNTYCTQWPTLLEALATRTDETPHLRLTTVVVSKANGGAETSGVVAVQKVMKEIGSRMEKFARLMGVPFKFSVLYHSGDLSELNLDELDIKEDEALAINCVGALHSTTTVSNRRDFVVSSFRRLQPRIITVVEEEADLDVGVDGIEFVRGFQESLRYFRVYFESLDESFPRTSNERLMLERGAGRAVMDLVACPPHHSVERREPASRWSRRLRGGGFNPFXFSDEVCDDVRALLRRYKEGWSMTPCSDAGIFLTWKDQPVVWASAWRA, from the exons ATGGATACCTTGTTTAGACTAGTGAGCCTTCAATCCTCCGATCAGTCCTTCAACTCAAGCAGGACCTCAAGCAGCTCCAGATCCTCCCGACAAAACCATCACTACCATCACCAGCCAGAAGCGGACGAAGAATGCCTCAACATCTTCATGGATGAAGAAGACTTCTCCTCGTCTTCTTCCAAGCACTACAGTTATCCTTATCACCCCGCCACCACCAGCACCACCCCTACCACCACTAGTAGTACTCACACTCCCCACACTTATGACCCTGCCGATGTATCCGTCTCGCCCGCCCGCGACCTCAACTTCGACTTCTCTAGCAAGTGGGCCTCTGACATCCTCCTCGAGACGGCCCGTGCCATCGTCGACAAGAACAGCACCCGTGTCCAGCACCTTATGTGGATGCTCAATGAGCTCTGCTCCCCTTATGGCGACATCGAGCAGAAGCTGGCCTCCTACTTCCTCCAGGCCCTGTTTAGTCGCATGACGGACTCGGGCGAGCGGAGCTACAGTGCCTGGTTGGCCGCGTCGGACAAGACCTGCTCCTTCGAGTCCACCCGGAAGATGGTGCTCAAGTTCCAGGAGGTGAGCCCCTGGACCACCTTCGGGCACGTCGCGTGCAACGGCGCAATCATGGAGGCCCTTGAGGGGGAGAGCAAGTTGCACATAGTTGACATCAGCAACACGTACTGCACCCAGTGGCCAACCCTGCTCGAGGCTCTGGCCACCCGGACGGATGAGACGCCACACCTGCGGCTCACCACCGTGGTGGTGAGCAAGGCGAACGGCGGGGCAGAGACTAGTGGCGTCGTTGCCGTGCAGAAGGTCATGAAAGAAATTGGGAGCCGGATGGAGAAATTTGCGAGGCTCATGGGTGTGCCCTTCAAGTTCAGCGTCCTGTACCACAGTGGCGACCTGTCAGAGTTGAATTTGGACGAGTTGGATATCAAGGAGGACGAGGCGCTGGCCATCAACTGCGTTGGCGCGCTGCACTCGACAACGACAGTCAGCAACCGCCGGGACTTTGTGGTCTCATCTTTCCGAAGGTTGCAACCGAGGATAATCACGGTTGTTGAGGAGGAAGCCGACCTCGACGTGGGCGTGGATGGGATCGAATTTGTCAGGGGTTTCCAAGAAAGCCTGAGATATTTTAGGGTTTACTTCGAGTCGTTGGACGAGAGCTTCCCTAGAACGAGCAACGAGCGCTTGATGCTCGAGCGAGGGGCTGGGCGAGCGGTCATGGACCTGGTGGCATGCCCACCACACCACTCGGTGGAGAGGCGGGAGCCAGCAAGCCGGTGGTCGAGGCGCCTACGAGGAGGCGGGTTTAATCCTT TGTTCAGCGACGAGGTATGCGACGACGTGCGTGCCTTGTTGAGGAGGTACAAGGAAGGGTGGTCGATGACGCCGTGCTCTGACGCCGGAATATTCTTGACGTGGAAGGACCAGCCGGTGGTTTGGGCTAGTGCATGGAGGgcttga